From the Manihot esculenta cultivar AM560-2 chromosome 3, M.esculenta_v8, whole genome shotgun sequence genome, one window contains:
- the LOC110611386 gene encoding ankyrin repeat domain-containing protein 13C-B: MAGIDISKYAHSPVHKAIATRDYATLRKILAGLPRLCDPAEIRTEAVSLVEEEKADTIAAVIDRRDVPNRDTPLHLAVKLGDETAAEMLLVAGADWSLQNEQGWSALQEAICNREEGIAMIIVRHYQPLAWAKWCRRLPRLVGTMQRMRDFYMEITFHFESSVIPFISRIAPSDTYKIWKRGANLRADMTLAGFDGFRIQRSDQSILFLGDGSEDEKVPPGSLCMISHKDKEVMNALDGAGSPATEEEVRQEVAAMFQTNIFRPGIDVTQAVLLPQLTWRRQEKTELVGPWKAKVYDMHNVVVSIKSRRVPGAMTDDEFFSSCNENETESEELNDILTEEERRQLEVALKLDSSELTSENGDGIIAHRHSCYEHREIPIEDGNSCRNGETKQEKKGWFGGWRKRDSKVEGQKKIVPPRSSLCVDEKVSDLLGDSPSGSQIKPGRHSVEIVVRDEHRKGRDTKASASLSTESSNRRKEGSHENEYKKGLRPILWLSPNFPLQTEELLPLLDILANKVKAIRRLRELLTTKLPMGTFPVKVAIPVVPTIRVLVTFTKFEELQPLDEFTTPPSSPTATGRESPAGTQPSSSSWFQWIKAPYHRPSSSGGGSSSRIENIQDPFVIPPDYTWISAEAKKKKMQEKNKSKKAKTQNR, encoded by the exons ATGGCGGGGATTGATATTTCCAAATATGCCCATAGTCCCGTGCATAAGGCCATTGCAACGAGAGATTATGCCACTCTCAGAAAGATACTTGCTGGCCTTCCACGACTTTGTGACCCTGCCGAGATTCGGACAGAGGCAGTTTCATTGGTCGAGGAAGAGAAGGCAGATACTATCGCTGCAGTCATTGATAGGCGTGATGTCCCAAACCGTGACACTCCTCTACACTTGGCTGTCAAACTAGGTGATGAGACTGCGGCTGAGATGCTTTTGGTTGCTGGTGCTGATTGGAGCTTGCAGAATGAGCAGGGATGGAGTGCACTTCAAGAAGCCATTTGCAATAGAGAAGAGGGGATAGCAATGATCATAGTAAGGCATTACCAGCCATTAGCTTGGGCAAAATGGTGTAGGAGGTTGCCTCGTTTGGTGGGGACCATGCAAAGGATGAGAGACTTCTATATGGAAATTACATTCCATTTTGAGAGTTCTGTCATACCTTTCATTTCAAGGATTGCACCTTCAGATACATACAAAATTTGGAAGAGAGGTGCAAATTTGAGGGCAGACATGACTTTGgctggttttgatggttttaggattcaGCGTTCAGATCAGAGTATACTGTTCCTTGGCGATGGATCTGAGGATGAGAAAGTTCCTCCTGGATCACTTTGCATGATCTCACATAAGGACAAGGAAGTGATGAATGCTTTGGATGGTGCTGGTTCGCCAgctactgaagaagaggttcGGCAAGAGGTGGCTGCCATGTTTCAGACCAATATATTCCGGCCAGGAATTGATGTGACCCAGGCAGTTCTTTTGCCACAGTTGACTTGGAGACGGCAGGAAAAAACAGAACTGGTGGGCCCATGGAAAGCAAAGGTCTATGATATGCACAATGTGGTTGTTAGCATTAAATCTAGAAGGGTTCCAGGAGCTATGACAGATGATGAATTCTTCTCATCCTGCAATGAGAATGAAACAGAGAGTGAGGAGCTCAATGACATTTTgacagaagaagaaagaaggcaACTTGAAGTCGCTCTTAAATTGGATTCATCAGAATTGACCAGTGAGAATGGTGATGGGATTATTGCTCATCGTCATAGCTGTTATGAGCATAGGGAGATTCCTATTGAAGATGGAAATAGTTGTAGAAATGGAGAGACTAAGCAGGAAAAGAAAGGGTGGTTTGGCGGATGGAGGAAGCGGGATTCTAAAGTTGAAGGGCAGAAGAAAATTGTTCCACCAAGAAGTTCCCTTTGTGTTGATGAGAAGGTGAGCGACTTATTAGGGGACTCTCCATCCGGTAGTCAGATTAAACCAGGAAGGCATTCTGTTGAGATAGTTGTGAGGGATGAGCACCGGAAAGGAAGAGATACCAAGGCATCTGCTTCTTTGAGCACTGAGAGTAGTAATCGGCGCAAGGAAGGAAGCCATGAGAATGAATATAAGAAGGGATTGAGGCCTATTCTCTGGCTTTCACCAAACTTCCCATTACAAACTGAGGAACTTCTTCCATTGCTTGACATCCTTGCAAATAAGGTTAAGGCAATTCGTCGTTTAAGAGAGCTGCTTACAACCAAACTTCCAATGGGAACCTTTCCTGTGAAG GTTGCTATCCCAGTGGTTCCCACCATCAGAGTACTGGTTACATTCACAAAGTTCGAAGAATTACAACCACTCGATGAATTCACAACGCCTCCTTCAAGTCCTACAGCTACTGGAAGAGAAAGTCCAGCAGGAACACAGCCGTCGAGTTCATCCTGGTTTCAGTGGATAAAAGCTCCTTACCACCGCCCTAGTTCATCGGGTGGTGGATCTAGCAGTAGGATAGAGAACATTCAGGACCCATTTGTCATTCCTCCCGATTATACATGGATTTCAGCTGaagcaaagaaaaagaaaatgcagGAGAAGAACAAATCAAAGAAGGCAAAAACTCAGAATCGTTGA
- the LOC110612286 gene encoding chalcone synthase 1, protein MVTVDEVRKAQRAEGPATVLAIGTATPTNCVDQSTYPDYYFRITNSEHKTELKEKFQRMCDKSMIKKRYMHLTEDILKENPNICAYMAPSLDARQDIVVVEIPKLGKEAAVKAIKEWGQPKSKITHLVFCTTSGVDMPGADYQLTKLLGLRPSVKRLMMYQQGCFAGGTVLRLAKDLAENNKGARVLVVCSEITAVTFRGPSDTHLDSLVGQALFGDGAAAIIVGADPVPQVEKPLFELVSAAQTILPDSDGAIDGHLREVGLTFHLLKDVPGLISKNIEKSLVEAFQPLGISDWNSLFWIAHPGGPAILDQVEVKLGLKPEKLRATRHVLADYGNMSSACVLFILDEMRKKSTEDGLKTTGEGLEWGVLFGFGPGLTVETVVLHSVAT, encoded by the exons ATGGTGACTGTAGATGAAGTACGCAAGGCTCAACGGGCGGAAGGTCCGGCCACTGTGTTGGCCATCGGAACAGCAACTCCTACCAATTGTGTTGATCAAAGCACCTACCCTGACTACTACTTTCGGATCACCAATAGTGAGCACAAGACGGAGCTTAAAGAGAAGTTTCAGCGCATGT GTGACAAATCTATGATCAAGAAGCGATACATGCACTTGACTGAGGATATCTTGAAAGAAAATCCCAATATCTGTGCATATATGGCTCCTTCATTGGATGCTAGACAAGATATAGTGGTGGTCGAGATACCAAAGCTAGGCAAAGAAGCTGCTGTTAAAGCTATCAAAGAATGGGGCCAGCCAAAATCCAAGATCACCCACTTGGTTTTTTGCACGACTAGTGGCGTAGACATGCCTGGTGCTGACTATCAGCTAACTAAGCTTTTGGGTCTCCGCCCATCGGTGAAGCGGCTCATGATGTACCAACAAGGTTGTTTCGCAGGCGGAACTGTGCTCCGCCTCGCCAAAGATCTCGCAGAGAATAACAAAGGTGCTCGAGTTCTTGTTGTCTGCTCCGAGATAACAGCCGTGACATTCCGTGGCCCAAGCGACACACACCTTGATAGTCTTGTAGGCCAAGCTTTGTTCGGCGATGGTGCAGCAGCTATCATTGTGGGAGCAGATCCAGTGCCCCAAGTGGAGAAGCCATTGTTTGAACTTGTCTCTGCGGCACAAACCATTCTTCCAGACAGCGACGGAGCTATAGACGGACATCTCCGAGAAGTTGGGCTTACATTTCATCTGCTGAAGGATGTTCCTGGGCTCATCTCAAAGAACATAGAGAAGTCGCTTGTGGAAGCATTCCAGCCACTGGGAATCTCAGATTGGAACTCTCTGTTTTGGATTGCTCACCCTGGTGGCCCTGCAATTCTTGATCAAGTAGAGGTCAAGCTGGGGCTAAAGCCCGAAAAGCTACGAGCCACAAGGCACGTTCTTGCTGATTACGGGAACATGTCGAGTGCATGTGTGCTGTTCATTTTGGATGAGATGAGGAAGAAGTCTACTGAAGATGGGCTTAAAACCACTGGAGAAGGGCTTGAGTGGGGTGTTCTATTTGGTTTTGGGCCTGGGCTCACAGTTGAAACTGTGGTGCTCCACAGCGTGGCCACTTGA
- the LOC110610627 gene encoding dihydroxy-acid dehydratase, chloroplastic isoform X1 codes for MALGGSTNAVLHLIAIARSVGLELTVEDFQKVSDKVPFLADLKPSGKYVMEDLHKIGGTPVILRYILELGFLDGDCLTVTGKTLAENVQNCPPLDEGEVDGIDIIRPLENPIKETGHIQILRGNLAPEGSVAKITGKEGLYFSGPTLIFEGEEAMIAAISENPMNFKDCAMLTDGRFSGGSHGFVVGHVCPEAQDGDPIGLVRNGDIIRIDVRNRRIDVEVAEQEMEERRKNWTPLPFKATSGVLYKYIKNVQF; via the exons ATGGCATTAGGTGGGTCTACTAATGCTGTGTTGCATTTAATTGCTATAGCCAG GTCTGTTGGACTGGAGTTAACAGTTGAAGATTTCCAGAAGGTCAGTGATAAGGTTCCATTCCTTGCAGATCTAAAGCCTAGTGGCAAATATGTCATGGAGGATCTGCATAAG ATTGGAGGAACACCTGTGATCCTTCGTTATATTTTGGAACTAGGTTTTCTGGATGGTGATTGTTTGACCG TTACTGGGAAGACATTGGCTGAAAATGTGCAAAACTGCCCACCTTTGGATGAGGGGGAGGTGGATGGCATT GACATAATAAGGCCATTAGAGAACCCCATCAAGGAAACAGGTCACATCCAAATATTACGTGGAAATCTTGCACCGGAGGGTTCTGTAGCAAAAATCACTGGAAAAGAAGGACTTTATTTCTCTG GTCCTACACTCATCTTTGAAGGAGAGGAAGCTATGATTGCAGCTATATCTGAAAATCCTATGAATTTTAAG GATTGTGCAATGTTGACTGATGGTAGGTTTTCAGGAGGTTCACATGGATTTGTTGTTGGTCATGTATGCCCTGAAGCACAG GATGGTGATCCAATTGGTCTTGTTCGAAATGGTGACATCATCAGAATTGATGTCAGAAACAGGAGAATAGACGTTGAGGTAGCAGAACAGGAAATGGAAGAGCGAAGAAAGAATTGGACACCCCTTCCATTTAAAGCTACAAGTGGAGTTCTGTACAAG TACATCAAGAAtgtacaattttaa
- the LOC110610627 gene encoding dihydroxy-acid dehydratase, chloroplastic isoform X2 codes for MALGGSTNAVLHLIAIARSVGLELTVEDFQKVSDKVPFLADLKPSGKYVMEDLHKIGGTPVILRYILELGFLDGDCLTVTGKTLAENVQNCPPLDEGEDIIRPLENPIKETGHIQILRGNLAPEGSVAKITGKEGLYFSGPTLIFEGEEAMIAAISENPMNFKDCAMLTDGRFSGGSHGFVVGHVCPEAQDGDPIGLVRNGDIIRIDVRNRRIDVEVAEQEMEERRKNWTPLPFKATSGVLYKYIKNVQF; via the exons ATGGCATTAGGTGGGTCTACTAATGCTGTGTTGCATTTAATTGCTATAGCCAG GTCTGTTGGACTGGAGTTAACAGTTGAAGATTTCCAGAAGGTCAGTGATAAGGTTCCATTCCTTGCAGATCTAAAGCCTAGTGGCAAATATGTCATGGAGGATCTGCATAAG ATTGGAGGAACACCTGTGATCCTTCGTTATATTTTGGAACTAGGTTTTCTGGATGGTGATTGTTTGACCG TTACTGGGAAGACATTGGCTGAAAATGTGCAAAACTGCCCACCTTTGGATGAGGGGGAG GACATAATAAGGCCATTAGAGAACCCCATCAAGGAAACAGGTCACATCCAAATATTACGTGGAAATCTTGCACCGGAGGGTTCTGTAGCAAAAATCACTGGAAAAGAAGGACTTTATTTCTCTG GTCCTACACTCATCTTTGAAGGAGAGGAAGCTATGATTGCAGCTATATCTGAAAATCCTATGAATTTTAAG GATTGTGCAATGTTGACTGATGGTAGGTTTTCAGGAGGTTCACATGGATTTGTTGTTGGTCATGTATGCCCTGAAGCACAG GATGGTGATCCAATTGGTCTTGTTCGAAATGGTGACATCATCAGAATTGATGTCAGAAACAGGAGAATAGACGTTGAGGTAGCAGAACAGGAAATGGAAGAGCGAAGAAAGAATTGGACACCCCTTCCATTTAAAGCTACAAGTGGAGTTCTGTACAAG TACATCAAGAAtgtacaattttaa
- the LOC110610627 gene encoding dihydroxy-acid dehydratase, chloroplastic isoform X4, translating into MALGGSTNAVLHLIAIARSVGLELTVEDFQKVSDKVPFLADLKPSGKYVMEDLHKDIIRPLENPIKETGHIQILRGNLAPEGSVAKITGKEGLYFSGPTLIFEGEEAMIAAISENPMNFKDCAMLTDGRFSGGSHGFVVGHVCPEAQDGDPIGLVRNGDIIRIDVRNRRIDVEVAEQEMEERRKNWTPLPFKATSGVLYKYIKNVQF; encoded by the exons ATGGCATTAGGTGGGTCTACTAATGCTGTGTTGCATTTAATTGCTATAGCCAG GTCTGTTGGACTGGAGTTAACAGTTGAAGATTTCCAGAAGGTCAGTGATAAGGTTCCATTCCTTGCAGATCTAAAGCCTAGTGGCAAATATGTCATGGAGGATCTGCATAAG GACATAATAAGGCCATTAGAGAACCCCATCAAGGAAACAGGTCACATCCAAATATTACGTGGAAATCTTGCACCGGAGGGTTCTGTAGCAAAAATCACTGGAAAAGAAGGACTTTATTTCTCTG GTCCTACACTCATCTTTGAAGGAGAGGAAGCTATGATTGCAGCTATATCTGAAAATCCTATGAATTTTAAG GATTGTGCAATGTTGACTGATGGTAGGTTTTCAGGAGGTTCACATGGATTTGTTGTTGGTCATGTATGCCCTGAAGCACAG GATGGTGATCCAATTGGTCTTGTTCGAAATGGTGACATCATCAGAATTGATGTCAGAAACAGGAGAATAGACGTTGAGGTAGCAGAACAGGAAATGGAAGAGCGAAGAAAGAATTGGACACCCCTTCCATTTAAAGCTACAAGTGGAGTTCTGTACAAG TACATCAAGAAtgtacaattttaa
- the LOC110610627 gene encoding dihydroxy-acid dehydratase, chloroplastic isoform X3 — protein MALGGSTNAVLHLIAIARSVGLELTVEDFQKVSDKVPFLADLKPSGKYVMEDLHKIGGTPVILRYILELGFLDGDCLTVTGKTLAENVQNCPPLDEGEVDGIDIIRPLENPIKETGHIQILRGNLAPEGSVAKITGKEGLYFSGPTLIFEGEEAMIAAISENPMNFKDCAMLTDGRFSGGSHGFVVGHVCPEAQDGDPIGLVRNGDIIRIDVRNRRIDVEVAEQEMEERRKNWTPLPFKATSGVLYK, from the exons ATGGCATTAGGTGGGTCTACTAATGCTGTGTTGCATTTAATTGCTATAGCCAG GTCTGTTGGACTGGAGTTAACAGTTGAAGATTTCCAGAAGGTCAGTGATAAGGTTCCATTCCTTGCAGATCTAAAGCCTAGTGGCAAATATGTCATGGAGGATCTGCATAAG ATTGGAGGAACACCTGTGATCCTTCGTTATATTTTGGAACTAGGTTTTCTGGATGGTGATTGTTTGACCG TTACTGGGAAGACATTGGCTGAAAATGTGCAAAACTGCCCACCTTTGGATGAGGGGGAGGTGGATGGCATT GACATAATAAGGCCATTAGAGAACCCCATCAAGGAAACAGGTCACATCCAAATATTACGTGGAAATCTTGCACCGGAGGGTTCTGTAGCAAAAATCACTGGAAAAGAAGGACTTTATTTCTCTG GTCCTACACTCATCTTTGAAGGAGAGGAAGCTATGATTGCAGCTATATCTGAAAATCCTATGAATTTTAAG GATTGTGCAATGTTGACTGATGGTAGGTTTTCAGGAGGTTCACATGGATTTGTTGTTGGTCATGTATGCCCTGAAGCACAG GATGGTGATCCAATTGGTCTTGTTCGAAATGGTGACATCATCAGAATTGATGTCAGAAACAGGAGAATAGACGTTGAGGTAGCAGAACAGGAAATGGAAGAGCGAAGAAAGAATTGGACACCCCTTCCATTTAAAGCTACAAGTGGAGTTCTGTACAAG TGA
- the LOC110610627 gene encoding dihydroxy-acid dehydratase, chloroplastic isoform X5: MEDLHKIGGTPVILRYILELGFLDGDCLTVTGKTLAENVQNCPPLDEGEVDGIDIIRPLENPIKETGHIQILRGNLAPEGSVAKITGKEGLYFSGPTLIFEGEEAMIAAISENPMNFKDCAMLTDGRFSGGSHGFVVGHVCPEAQDGDPIGLVRNGDIIRIDVRNRRIDVEVAEQEMEERRKNWTPLPFKATSGVLYKYIKNVQF, encoded by the exons ATGGAGGATCTGCATAAG ATTGGAGGAACACCTGTGATCCTTCGTTATATTTTGGAACTAGGTTTTCTGGATGGTGATTGTTTGACCG TTACTGGGAAGACATTGGCTGAAAATGTGCAAAACTGCCCACCTTTGGATGAGGGGGAGGTGGATGGCATT GACATAATAAGGCCATTAGAGAACCCCATCAAGGAAACAGGTCACATCCAAATATTACGTGGAAATCTTGCACCGGAGGGTTCTGTAGCAAAAATCACTGGAAAAGAAGGACTTTATTTCTCTG GTCCTACACTCATCTTTGAAGGAGAGGAAGCTATGATTGCAGCTATATCTGAAAATCCTATGAATTTTAAG GATTGTGCAATGTTGACTGATGGTAGGTTTTCAGGAGGTTCACATGGATTTGTTGTTGGTCATGTATGCCCTGAAGCACAG GATGGTGATCCAATTGGTCTTGTTCGAAATGGTGACATCATCAGAATTGATGTCAGAAACAGGAGAATAGACGTTGAGGTAGCAGAACAGGAAATGGAAGAGCGAAGAAAGAATTGGACACCCCTTCCATTTAAAGCTACAAGTGGAGTTCTGTACAAG TACATCAAGAAtgtacaattttaa
- the LOC110610626 gene encoding 3-ketoacyl-CoA thiolase 2, peroxisomal, which produces MEKAINRQRVLLDHLRPSSSSSHNYESSLSVSACLAGDSSAYHRTSVYGDDVVIVAAYRTPLCKSKRGGFKDTYADDLLAPVLKAVIEKTNLNPSEVGDIVVGTVLAPGSQRASECRMAAFYAGFPETVPVRTVNRQCSSGLQAVADVAAAIKAGFYDIGIGAGLESMTINPMAWDGDVNPKVKAFEQAQNCLLPMGVTSENVAHRFGVTRQEQDQAAVESHRKAAAATASGRFKDEIIPVATKIVDPKTGNEKPVSIAVDDGIRPNTSVSELGKLKPVFKKDGTTTAGNSSQVSDGAGAVLLMRRSVAMRKGLPILGVFRTFAAVGVDPAIMGIGPAVAIPAAVKAAGLELGDIDLFEINEAFASQFVYCRKKLELDPEKINVNGGAMAIGHPLGATGARCVATLLHEMRRRGRDCRFGVVSMCIGTGMGAAAVFERGDAADELCNARRVETNDLLSKDAM; this is translated from the exons ATGGAGAAAGCCATCAATAGGCAGCGAGTTCTTCTCGATCATCTCCGTCCTTCCTCATCTTCATCGCACAATTATGAATCCTCTCTCTCT GTATCGGCGTGCTTGGCTGGAGATAGCTCCGCGTATCATAGGACTTCGGTGTATGGGGATGATGTTGTGATTGTAGC AGCTTATCGAACTCCGTTATGCAAGTCTAAGCGTGGCGGTTTCAAGGATACTTATGCTGATGATTTACTTGCTCCTGTTCTGAAG GCAGTGATAGAGAAAACAAATTTGAACCCTAGTGAAGTAGGGGATATTGTTGTGGGCACAGTGTTGGCACCGGGATCTCAAAGAGCAAGTGAATGCAGGATGGCTGCATTTTATGCCGGTTTTCCTg AAACCGTGCCTGTTAGGACCGTTAACAGGCAATGTTCATCTGGGCTTCAAGCAGTTGCTGATGTAGCTGCAGCTATCAAGGCAGGGTTTTATGACATTG GCATTGGAGCTGGTTTGGAATCTATGACAATTAATCCAATGGCTTGGGATGGAGATGTGAATCCAAAA GTAAAGGCCTTTGAGCAAGCCCAAAATTGCCTTTTACCCATGGGTGTTACCTCTGAAAATGTTGCACATCGTTTTGGAGTGACTAGACAGGAGCAGGATCAGGCTGCA GTTGAGTCTCATAGGAAGGCTGCGGCAGCTACTGCTTCTGGAAGATTCAAGGATGAGATAATCCCTGTGGCTACCAAG ATTGTTGACCCAAAAACTGGAAATGAGAAACCTGTCTCCATCGCTGTTGATGATGGAATTCGCCCTAACAcatcagtgtcagagctaggaAAACTGAAGCCTGTGTTTAAGAAAGATGGAACCACAACTGCTG GGAATTCTAGCCAAGTAAGTGATGGTGCAGGGGCTGTGTTGCTTATGAGAAGAAGTGTGGCAATGCGTAAAGGGTTACCTATACTTGGTGTGTTCAG GACTTTTGCTGCTGTGGGTGTGGATCCAGCCATCATGGGCATTGGCCCGGCTGTAGCAATTCCAGCTGCAGTGAAGGCTGCTGGTCTAGAGCTTGGTGACATAGATCTTTTTGAGATAAATGAG GCATTTGCTTCCCAGTTTGTTTATTGCCGTAAGAAGTTGGAGCTTGACCCAGAGAAGATCAATGTCAATGGTGGCGCAATGGCCATTGGACATCCTTTAGGTGCAACAG GTGCCCGATGTGTAGCTACTCTTTTGCATGAGATGAGACGTCGTGGTAGAGACTGTCGCTTTGGGGTGGTGTCTATGTGTATAG GCACAGGAATGGGAGCAGCCGCTGTTTTTGAAAGAGGTGATGCCGCTGACGAGCTCTGCAATGCCCGGAGAGTAGAAACCAATGACCTTTTATCCAAGGATGCTATGTAG